A stretch of DNA from Halobacteriovorax vibrionivorans:
AAAAAAGATGTATCAACTGTTGTTCTAACAGGTTGGCCAAAAGAGCTAAAAGCGACTTTTGAATCAATGAATAGTTCAGCTGATTACACAGGATCAAAAGGTTCAACTTATTCATTCAACCATTATGGAAGTGATGTTCTAGTTGTTGGCCTTGGTGACAAAACAAAAGTTACAACAGAAGACATTAGAAAAGAATTAGCAAAAGCATACAAAGCAGTTTCAAAATATAAAAAGGTAGCTGTTGCATTTGATACTTTCACTTTTAAATCTAAAAAAGAAGAATCTCTAGCAATTCTTGTTGAAGCATTTGAGATGACTGCTTATAAATTTGATAAGTATCTTTCAAAGTCAGAGTCTGCAAAATTAGAAGAAGTAATTCTTGATTCAGCAGATAAGGGAACTAAGAAAAAAGCTTTCCAAAAAGCAATCAAAGATGCTCAGCATGTAGCTGAATCAGTTAACGTTGCACGTGACTTTGTAAACGAGCCACCAAATGTTCTTCGCTCTACAGCTTATGCAAAAATGGTTCAAAAAGATGTAAAAGATATCCCAGGTGTAAAATGTAAAATCATGGGTAGAAAAGAACTACAAAAAGAGAATATGAACTTATTCCTTTCAGTAAATGATGGTTCTGCTTACGATGCTCAACTTGTACACCTAACTTACACTCCATCAAAAGCTACTAAAAACACGAAGCATATCGCTTTCGTTGGTAAAGGACTTGTTTTTGATACTGGAGGATATTCACTTAAGCCAGGTGGATCAATGATGAATATGAAGTTTGATATGGCCGGTTCTGCAACAGTATTTGCTGCATTCAGAGCTGCTGCACTTATGAAGCTTCCAGTAAAAATCACTTGTATCCTTGGTATGACTGATAATGCTGTAAACTCAAAAGCAACGATGCCAGATGCAATTGTAAA
This window harbors:
- a CDS encoding leucyl aminopeptidase; protein product: MKFTLNLNTKEVSSADCYVIGAYSKTETKGKKDVSTVVLTGWPKELKATFESMNSSADYTGSKGSTYSFNHYGSDVLVVGLGDKTKVTTEDIRKELAKAYKAVSKYKKVAVAFDTFTFKSKKEESLAILVEAFEMTAYKFDKYLSKSESAKLEEVILDSADKGTKKKAFQKAIKDAQHVAESVNVARDFVNEPPNVLRSTAYAKMVQKDVKDIPGVKCKIMGRKELQKENMNLFLSVNDGSAYDAQLVHLTYTPSKATKNTKHIAFVGKGLVFDTGGYSLKPGGSMMNMKFDMAGSATVFAAFRAAALMKLPVKITCILGMTDNAVNSKATMPDAIVKARNGKTVEILNTDAEGRLVMADCLDYACDLKPDALIDAATLTGACLIALGTEVCGLMSNDEKLASNLLKASKSADEYMWQLPIIPEWEKDMKGTISDLKNIGGSRWGGTAKAAAFLQEFIKNDVAWAHLDIAGVGDSQSHLPYCPSKGASGVIVRSLVEFLKQN